Proteins encoded within one genomic window of Halocatena marina:
- a CDS encoding HIT family protein, with the protein MSECVFCDIADEQESASRLYEDGSTLAFLDAAPATPGHSLVVPLTHYETLTDMEPDLVASVFRTTQRVASAVESIVDPDGLNIIQSNGVAAGQDVFHAHVHIVPRYEADGITLRWPHGQLTDESGRNLAVAIRDEL; encoded by the coding sequence ATGTCTGAATGTGTCTTCTGTGATATCGCCGATGAGCAGGAATCCGCCTCTCGTCTCTACGAGGATGGTAGCACACTTGCATTTCTCGACGCTGCACCTGCCACTCCCGGCCATTCGTTGGTCGTTCCGTTGACTCACTACGAAACGCTGACAGATATGGAACCAGATCTCGTAGCGAGCGTATTCCGGACTACCCAGCGCGTCGCAAGCGCTGTCGAGTCAATCGTTGATCCAGATGGTCTGAATATCATCCAGTCGAACGGCGTGGCTGCTGGCCAAGACGTGTTTCATGCCCACGTTCATATCGTGCCACGCTACGAAGCGGACGGTATAACCCTCCGCTGGCCACACGGACAGCTGACCGACGAGTCGGGACGAAATCTTGCCGTTGCAATCCGCGATGAACTGTGA
- a CDS encoding sulfurtransferase yields MDTIVDNEWVGDHLDGVHLVDVRDAWEYEGIGHLPGAVNVPFDSFRSEEDGEGGMLPGAAAFAELVGSVGIENGDEIVAYDDMHGVFAARFLVTCELYGHSRESLHLLDGDYSSWSREQEVSRSAPEISSVEYEASFVEDGPLVDLTAVESAMDDPESILVDTREEWEFEEGHIPGAIQLDWLELVNQEERGLKPETEIRSLLEARDITPDRRIVLYCNTARRISHTYTVLRHLGYEHLAFYEGSLTEWEREGGSLTQ; encoded by the coding sequence ATGGACACAATTGTCGACAATGAGTGGGTGGGCGATCATCTCGATGGAGTGCATCTCGTCGATGTTCGTGATGCATGGGAGTATGAAGGCATCGGACACCTTCCGGGCGCAGTCAACGTTCCGTTTGATTCGTTCCGCTCAGAGGAGGATGGTGAGGGGGGGATGCTTCCGGGGGCAGCGGCGTTTGCCGAGTTAGTGGGGAGTGTTGGCATCGAAAACGGAGACGAGATCGTCGCCTACGACGACATGCACGGTGTGTTCGCTGCACGGTTTCTCGTTACGTGCGAACTCTACGGTCATTCACGCGAGTCACTCCATCTGTTAGACGGCGATTATAGCTCTTGGAGTCGTGAACAGGAGGTGAGTCGCAGCGCTCCTGAGATATCGTCTGTCGAGTATGAGGCATCGTTCGTCGAAGATGGTCCCCTCGTCGATCTGACCGCCGTCGAGAGTGCGATGGATGATCCTGAATCAATACTCGTCGATACGCGCGAAGAATGGGAGTTTGAAGAGGGACACATTCCCGGCGCGATTCAACTGGACTGGCTTGAACTCGTCAATCAAGAGGAACGCGGCTTGAAACCGGAGACAGAGATCCGGTCGCTCCTCGAAGCGCGCGACATCACACCCGATCGGCGAATCGTCCTCTACTGCAACACCGCCCGGCGGATCAGCCATACGTACACTGTTCTTCGACATCTCGGATACGAACACCTCGCATTCTACGAGGGAAGCCTCACTGAATGGGAACGCGAAGGAGGCTCGCTGACACAATAG
- the pyrE gene encoding orotate phosphoribosyltransferase produces MADRDLIEALQTVDAVQFGTFELSHGGTSDYYVDKYLFETDPHCLGLIADAFAERISESKLAGVALGAVPLVTATSVGTDLPYVIVRKKTKEYGSGNRIEGVLEDGEEVVVLEDVATTGQSAIDAVGALREAGATVNRVLVVVDREEGASERLKAEGIELEALLTASELLDSS; encoded by the coding sequence ATGGCTGACCGGGATCTCATCGAAGCGTTACAGACCGTCGATGCGGTACAATTCGGCACATTCGAGCTTTCTCATGGAGGGACGAGCGATTACTACGTGGACAAGTATCTCTTCGAGACGGATCCGCACTGTCTTGGGCTCATCGCCGACGCGTTCGCAGAGCGCATCAGCGAGTCAAAGCTCGCTGGAGTTGCGCTTGGAGCGGTTCCCCTCGTGACTGCGACGAGTGTTGGAACGGATCTTCCGTACGTCATCGTGCGCAAGAAAACGAAAGAGTACGGCTCGGGGAATCGTATCGAGGGTGTCCTCGAAGATGGCGAAGAAGTCGTTGTTCTCGAAGACGTTGCTACCACAGGTCAGAGCGCGATCGACGCTGTTGGGGCGCTTCGAGAAGCTGGTGCCACCGTGAACCGAGTGCTCGTGGTCGTCGACCGCGAGGAGGGGGCGAGTGAACGGCTCAAAGCAGAAGGTATCGAATTAGAAGCGCTCCTCACAGCCTCCGAGCTATTGGACAGTTCATAA
- a CDS encoding phosphoribosyltransferase family protein translates to MNRAEKATLQLRAVKVLRMLKQTRTYDELAETTGLSAGDLNRYVNGHVLPGPERARVLLAETGLETLAAELDTRLVVDRDGYVDNSSLVFDQSFLDLVAPAVAEAFAFEQPSVVLTAATDGITLGAAMARYFDAQIAYAKQSKETAVEEFIEARSRLESGIELTYYLPASALSSGQRVLVVDDLIRSGETQELLLDIAAFADATVVGVFTLIAVGTDGIDTVRERIDAPVNSLTTIV, encoded by the coding sequence ATGAACAGGGCGGAGAAAGCGACGCTTCAGTTGCGCGCGGTGAAAGTGCTCCGGATGCTCAAGCAGACGCGAACGTACGACGAGCTGGCCGAGACAACCGGTCTCTCGGCGGGCGATCTGAATCGGTACGTCAACGGTCACGTTCTCCCTGGTCCCGAGCGCGCACGGGTACTTCTCGCAGAGACGGGGCTCGAAACCCTCGCTGCCGAGTTGGATACCCGTCTCGTCGTCGATCGAGATGGCTACGTCGATAACTCCTCACTCGTTTTCGATCAATCCTTTCTCGATCTCGTTGCTCCCGCTGTCGCAGAAGCGTTCGCGTTCGAACAGCCGAGCGTCGTTCTGACAGCGGCGACCGACGGTATTACGCTCGGAGCAGCGATGGCACGGTATTTCGACGCTCAGATCGCCTACGCGAAGCAGTCGAAAGAAACGGCTGTCGAGGAGTTCATCGAAGCGCGTTCACGGCTCGAAAGCGGTATCGAACTCACGTACTATCTCCCTGCGAGCGCTCTTAGCTCGGGTCAGCGAGTGCTCGTCGTCGACGATCTCATCCGCTCGGGAGAAACCCAAGAACTTCTCCTCGACATCGCTGCCTTTGCGGACGCCACCGTTGTTGGCGTGTTCACGCTCATCGCTGTCGGGACCGACGGTATCGACACTGTTCGAGAACGGATCGACGCCCCTGTGAACTCCCTCACGACTATTGTGTGA
- a CDS encoding class I SAM-dependent methyltransferase, translating to MGVREEFDAWAADGRDRGMEERHWHTAKHALARMPVETGDVILDLGCGSGYAGRALRETRESGRVYGFDGSPKMARKARSYTEDPAIGYVGGDFDDLPFADDSFDHVWSMEAFYYAAKPENTLSEILRVLRPGGTFFCAVNYYEENIHSHDWQEFISVEMTRWSRAEYRKAFRTAGFHVAEQDTIPDREIAIPSENAFPTEEWDTREEMVERYREYGTLLTVGVAP from the coding sequence ATGGGAGTCAGAGAGGAATTCGACGCGTGGGCGGCCGACGGCCGCGATCGAGGGATGGAAGAGCGCCACTGGCACACCGCAAAGCACGCATTAGCGCGGATGCCAGTCGAGACAGGCGATGTGATTCTCGATCTCGGTTGCGGGAGCGGATACGCTGGGCGTGCGCTCCGCGAGACGAGAGAGTCGGGACGTGTCTACGGATTTGATGGCTCGCCCAAGATGGCGCGCAAGGCTCGTTCGTACACGGAGGATCCAGCGATCGGTTACGTCGGAGGCGATTTTGACGACCTCCCGTTTGCGGACGACAGCTTCGATCACGTCTGGTCGATGGAAGCATTCTACTACGCCGCCAAACCGGAGAATACGCTCTCCGAAATCCTTCGTGTCCTCCGACCGGGCGGGACGTTCTTCTGCGCTGTGAACTACTACGAGGAGAACATTCATTCTCACGACTGGCAAGAGTTCATCAGCGTGGAGATGACCCGCTGGTCTCGGGCAGAGTATCGCAAAGCGTTCCGAACAGCAGGATTTCACGTCGCCGAACAGGACACCATCCCCGATCGTGAGATAGCTATCCCGTCTGAAAACGCGTTTCCAACCGAAGAGTGGGATACGCGCGAAGAGATGGTTGAACGCTACCGGGAGTACGGAACGCTCCTGACGGTCGGTGTGGCTCCGTAA
- a CDS encoding sulfurtransferase, whose product MSDYANDVLVTADWVDEHLDDFQSDEPDYRLVEVDVDTEAYDESHAPGAIGFNWETQLQDQTRRDLLSKEEFESLLSDHGISNDSTVVLYGDNSNWFAAYTYWQFKYYGHDDVRLLDGGRDYWLDNDYPVTEEVPEFPEQEYSASEPNEDIRAYRSQVESAIDDGVPLVDVRSPEEFSGEILAPPGLQETAQRGGHIPGASNVSWAAVVQDDGRFKSADELRELYGSEGIEDEEIVAYCRIGERSSIAWFALHELLGYDDAVNYDGSWTEWGNLVDAPIETGS is encoded by the coding sequence ATGAGTGATTACGCGAACGACGTGCTCGTTACGGCCGATTGGGTCGACGAGCATCTCGATGACTTCCAGAGTGATGAACCGGACTACCGACTCGTAGAGGTTGACGTTGACACCGAGGCATACGATGAGAGCCACGCCCCCGGTGCCATTGGCTTTAACTGGGAAACCCAGCTGCAAGACCAGACGCGACGCGATCTGCTCTCGAAGGAGGAGTTCGAGTCGTTGCTCAGCGACCACGGGATCTCCAACGACTCGACGGTCGTCCTCTACGGTGACAACTCGAACTGGTTTGCTGCCTACACGTACTGGCAGTTCAAGTACTACGGCCACGACGACGTGCGACTGCTCGATGGAGGCCGCGATTACTGGCTCGACAACGATTATCCGGTGACCGAGGAGGTCCCGGAGTTCCCCGAACAAGAGTACAGCGCGAGCGAGCCCAACGAGGATATTCGCGCGTACCGATCGCAGGTCGAGTCGGCGATCGACGACGGCGTCCCGCTTGTCGACGTGCGCTCGCCCGAGGAGTTCAGTGGCGAGATCCTCGCACCTCCGGGACTGCAGGAGACGGCCCAGCGTGGCGGTCACATCCCCGGCGCGAGCAACGTCTCGTGGGCTGCAGTCGTTCAGGACGACGGCAGATTCAAGAGCGCCGACGAGCTGCGCGAACTCTACGGAAGTGAGGGAATCGAAGACGAGGAAATCGTTGCTTACTGTCGGATCGGTGAGCGCTCGTCCATCGCGTGGTTTGCACTCCACGAACTGCTCGGATACGACGACGCCGTCAACTACGACGGTTCGTGGACCGAGTGGGGCAACCTCGTCGATGCTCCCATCGAGACGGGCTCGTAA